One genomic region from Mangifera indica cultivar Alphonso chromosome 17, CATAS_Mindica_2.1, whole genome shotgun sequence encodes:
- the LOC123200031 gene encoding adenylate kinase 5, chloroplastic isoform X1: protein MQPSSSLSSLHSSINLHSTPSLSLLPSSPSSSFSSSFLSFHPSSSLHFIPLNVSFSPLHATSPTNKAKGFRVTCASTNRPLKMMISGAPASGKGTQCELIVQKFGLVHISTGDLLRAEVSAGTDTGKKAKQFMNAGQLVPDDIVTAMVTARLSCEDAKEKGWLLDGYPRSFSQAESLEKLKIRPDVYVVLDVPDEILIDRCIGRRLDPVTGKIYHLKNFPPESKEIKARLVTRPDDTEEKVKSRLETYKQNAKSISSTYLNILKKVDGNQPKEMVFKDVESLLSQAQEEKVETATSAKPMLKSESRPDQSSFSQDNWRGIPTRLNNIPHSREIRNYFYDDVLQATQRAVNDGRTRLRVDINIPELNPEMDVYRIGTLMELVRTIALSFADDGKRVKVCVQGSMGEGALAGMPLQLAGTRKILEFMDWGNEGAMGTFINIGSIGAKEVSEQDDMFLLVAPQNAVGNCIIDDLRAMTDAAGKRPVILVNPRLKDLPSSSGVMQTMGREERLEYAASFESCYFFRLLYYMGTQYPIMGALRMSYPYRYELYKRVDEAPGKEKYVILSAFADKPNSDEINNAFLGKPRNQAKKASGFWGFLSSVF, encoded by the exons ATGCAGCCCTCCTCTTCACTTTCTTCTCTTCATTCTTCCATTAATCTCCATTCgactccctctctctctcttctccccTCTTCTCcctcctcttctttttcttcttcctttctctcttttcatcCCTCTTCTTCTCTTCACTTCATTCCTCTTAATGTGTCCTTCTCCCCTCTCCATGCCACTTCCCCTACCAACAAAGCTAAG GGTTTTAGGGTCACTTGTGCTTCAACTAACCGGCCCCTTAAGATGATGATATCTGGAGCTCCGGCTTCAGGGAAAGGGACTCAGTGCGAATTAATTGTTCAAAAg TTTGGGTTGGTCCACATATCAACTGGGGATTTGTTAAGAGCTGAAGTGTCAGCCGGGACTGACACTGGGAAAAAAGCAAAACAGTTTATGAACGCTGGTCAACTTGTTCCGGATGACATCGTGACAGCT ATGGTAACAGCTCGATTATCTTGTGAAGATGCTAAAGAAAAGGGGTGGCTTTTGGATGGATATCCGCGGAGTTTTTCCCAAGCTGAGAGTCTTGAAAAATTGAAGATTAGACCTGATGTCTATGTCGTGTTAGAT GTTCCTGATGAAATTCTAATCGACAGATGCATTGGGAGAAGACTAGATCCAGTGACTGGGAAGATTTATCATCTGAAAAATTTCCCTCCAGAGAGCAAGGAAATTAAAGCAAGACTTGTTACCCGTCCTGATGACACAGAGGAAAAA GTGAAATCACGACTGGAAACATACAAACAAAACGCTAAGTCAATCTCATCGACTTACTTAAACATTTTGAAGAAG GTTGACGGAAATCAGCCCAAAGAAATGGTTTTCAAAGATGTTGAGTCTTTGCTGTCTCAAGCACAAGAAGAGAAAGTGGAAACAGCAACATCAG CGAAACCAATGCTTAAAAGTGAGAGCAGGCCAGATCAATCATCTTTTAGCCAG GATAACTGGAGAGGAATTCCAACTAGATTGAATAATATTCCTCATTCTAGAGAAATCAGGAACTATTTCTATGATGATGTGCTGCAAGCGACGCAGAGAGCAGTAAATGATGGAAGAACTCGGCTAAGG GTGGATATTAATATTCCAGAATTGAACCCAGAAATG GATGTTTATCGTATAGGGACCTTGATGGAACTCGTTCGAACGATTGCTCTTTCATTTGCTGATGACGGAAAACGTGTCAAG GTCTGTGTTCAAGGGTCTATGGGTGAAGGGGCACTTGCTGGAATGCCCTTGCAACTTGCTGGAACTCGTAAGATTTTGGAATTCATGGATTGGGGTAATGAAGGTGCAATGGGGACCTTTATCAATATTGGCTCAATAG GTGCCAAAGAAGTTAGTGAACAAGATGACATGTTTCTCTTAGTCGCTCCTCAAAATGCTGTAGGGAATTGTATAATAGAC GATCTAAGAGCTATGACTGATGCAGCTGGGAAGAGGCCTGTCATTCTTGTCAACCCAAGGCTTAAG GATTTACCGAGCTCAAGCGGTGTCATGCAA ACAATGGGTAGGGAGGAGAGATTGGAGTACGCTGCTTCATTTGAGAGCTGTTATTTCTTTCGACTTCTGTATTACATGGGAACTCAATATCCGATAATGGGAGCTCTCAGGATGTCATATCCGTATCGTTATGAGTTGTACAAGAGGGTTGATGAGGCTCCTGGCAAAGAAAAGTATGTGATCTTGTCTGCCTTTGCAGACAAGCCAAATTCAGATGAAATTAACAACGCCTTCCTGGGAAAACCGAG GAATCAAGCAAAGAAAGCCTCAGGATTCTG gGGCTTCCTGAGCAGCGTATTTTGA
- the LOC123201104 gene encoding sugar carrier protein A-like, with product MAGGHIGPTGVAKERAEQYQGRVTCYVVIACLVAAVGGAIFGYDIGISGGVTSMDPFLKKFFPHVYKKKGLAHENNYCKFDDQGLAAFTSSLYLAGLVASLIASPITRNYGRRASIICGGVSFLTGSALNAASVNLAMLLLGRIMLGVGIGFGNQAVPLYLSEMAPTHIRGALNMMFQLATTLGIFTANMINYGTHRLEWGWRLSLGLAALPASLMTLGGLFLPETPNSLIERGLVEEGRKVLEKIRGTTHVDAEFQDMIDASELANSIKHPFRNILEKRNRPQLVMAIFMPMFQILTGINSILFYAPVLFQSMGFQRNASLYSSALTGAVLASSTVLSILAVDRLGRRVLLISGGLQMITYQVVVSTILGLKLGNNQVLSRGFSVLVVIVICLFVLAFGWSWGPLGWTVPSEIFPLETRSAGQGITVAVNLFFTFAIAQSFLSLLCGLKFGIFLFFAVWIAIMTTFVYFFLPETKGVPIEEMIFLWRKHWFWKKIMPDIQFKQFDSVDQVT from the exons ATGGCAGGAGGGCATATTGGACCAACTGGTGTGGCAAAGGAGAGAGCTGAACAATATCAAGGAAGGGTTACATGTTATGTGGTTATTGCTTGCCTTGTGGCTGCAGTTGGTGGGGCAATTTTTGGTTATGATATTGGAATTTCAG GAGGAGTGACATCTATGGATCCATTTCTTAAGAAATTCTTTCCCCATGTTTACAAGAAAAAGGGTCTTGCACATGAAAATAACTATTGCAAGTTTGATGATCAAGGCCTTGCAGCATTTACATCTTCTCTATACCTTGCTGGTTTGGTTGCATCCCTTATAGCTTCACCAATTACAAGGAATTATGGCCGCCGTGCAAGTATAATTTGCGGCGGTGTCAGCTTTCTTACTGGCTCAGCTCTAAATGCTGCATCTGTCAACCTGGCAATGCTCCTCTTGGGTCGAATCATGCTTGGTGTTGGCATTGGTTTCGGAAATCAG GCCGTTCCTCTATATTTATCAGAGATGGCTCCAACCCATATTCGAGGAGCCTTGAACATGATGTTTCAGTTAGCAACAACCCTGGGAATTTTTACAGCAAACATGATCAATTATGGAACACACAGGCTTGAATGGGGATGGAGGCTCTCACTTGGCCTAGCTGCATTGCCAGCTTCATTGATGACTTTGGGAGGGCTATTTCTTCCTGAAACACCCAACAGTCTAATCGAAAGGGGACTTGTAGAGGAAGGGAGAAAAGTCCTGGAGAAAATCAGAGGAACCACACATGTTGATGCTGAGTTTCAAGACATGATAGATGCAAGCGAATTAGCTAACTCAATAAAGCATCCTTTCAGAAACATCCTTGAGAAAAGGAACAGGCCTCAACTAGTTATGGCCATCTTCATGCCCATGTTTCAGATCCTAACCGGCATAAATTCAATTCTCTTCTATGCTCCAGTGTTGTTTCAGTCCATGGGGTTCCAGCGAAATGCTTCTCTCTACTCCTCAGCTTTGACCGGAGCAGTTTTAGCATCATCCACTGTTCTTTCTATACTAGCTGTAGATAGATTAGGCCGAAGAGTTTTACTTATCAGTGGTGGATTACAAATGATTACATACCAG GTGGTAGTTTCGACAATCTTGGGGCTGAAACTTGGCAACAATCAAGTGCTATCAAGAGGCTTTTCAGTGCTGGTGGTGATAGTGATATGCCTGTTTGTATTGGCTTTCGGATGGTCATGGGGGCCTCTAGGATGGACAGTGCCCAGTGAAATATTCCCATTAGAAACACGATCAGCTGGGCAAGGCATCACCGTTGCTGTGAACCTCTTCTTCACATTTGCCATAGCGCAGAGCTTCCTTTCTCTCCTCTGCGGACTGAAATTCGGGATCTTCCTCTTCTTTGCTGTATGGATTGCCATCATGACAACATTTGTCTACTTCTTCCTGCCTGAAACCAAGGGGGTTCCCATTGAAGAGATGATATTCCTATGGAGAAAGCACTGGTTCTGGAAGAAGATCATGCCGGATATCCAATTCAAGCAATTCGATTCAGTGGATCAAGTTACATGA
- the LOC123200738 gene encoding transmembrane 9 superfamily member 11-like, with protein MDLTRNFSVCVLSFILIFQSFSYGFYLPGSYPHKYDVADVLSVKVNSISSIETEMPFSYYSLPFCKPQEGVKDSAENLGELLMGDRIENSPYRFKMYNNESDIFLCKTDPLSKDNFNLLKQRIDELYQVNLILDNLPAIRYTKKDGYLLRWTGFPVGVKYQDAYYVFNHLKFKVLVHKYEETNVARVMGTGDGAEVIPMKASDGSDDPGYMVVGFEVVPCSVMHNVDSVKGLKMYGKYLNQIRCDSNIVSMPIKEGQPLVFTYEVNFDVSDIKWPSRWDAYLKMEGSKVHWFSILNSLMVITFLAGIVLVIFLRTVRRDLTRYEELDKEAQTQMNEELSGWKLVVGDVFRAPSNPGLLCIVVGDGVQILGMAVVTILFAALGFMSPASRGTLIIGMLIFYMILGVPGGYVAVRLWRTIGGGGLKGWISVAWRVACFFPGISFLILTTLNFLLWGSHSTGAIPFSLFVILLLLWFCISVPLTLFGGYLGAKAPHIEYPVRTNQIPREIPAQRYPSWLLVLGAGTLPFGTLFIELFFIMSSIWMGRFYYVFGFLLIVLMLLVVVCAEVSLVLTYMHLCVEDWKWWWKSFFASGSVAIYIFLYSINYLVFDLRSLSGPVSATLYLGYSLFMVIAIMLATGTVGFLASFWFVHYLFSSVKLD; from the coding sequence ATGGACTTAACACGCAATTTTAGCGTTTGTGTACTGTCTTTTATCTTgatatttcaatctttttcttatGGGTTTTACTTGCCTGGTAGCTACCCTCACAAATACGACGTCGCTGATGTGTTGTCTGTGAAAGTTAATTCAATTTCTTCTATAGAAACCGAAATGCCCTTTAGTTATTACAGTTTGCCTTTTTGTAAGCCTCAAGAGGGCGTCAAAGATAGTGCTGAGAATCTTGGTGAGCTTTTGATGGGTGATAGGATTGAGAATTCTCCCTATAGGTTTAAGATGTATAACAATGAAAGTGATATCTTTCTGTGTAAAACGGATCCGTTGTcgaaagataattttaatttgttgaagCAGAGGATTGATGAGTTGTATCAGGTTAATTTGATCCTTGATAATTTGCCTGCAATAAGGTACACCAAGAAGGATGGCTATCTTTTGAGGTGGACTGGTTTTCCAGTTGGGGTTAAGTATCAAGATGCTTATTATGTGTTTAATCATTTGAAGTTTAAGGTTCTTGTCCATAAGTATGAGGAAACTAATGTTGCACGTGTTATGGGTACTGGTGATGGTGCCGAGGTGATTCCAATGAAGGCTAGTGATGGATCTGATGATCCTGGTTATATGGTTGTTGGATTTGAGGTTGTGCCATGTAGTGTGATGCATAATGTTGACTCGGTGAAGGGATTGAAGATGTATGGCAAGTACCTGAATCAGATTAGATGTGATTCAAACATTGTGTCTATGCCTATTAAGGAGGGTCAACCACTTGTGTTCACTTATGAGGTTAACTTTGATGTGAGTGATATTAAGTGGCCATCACGTTGGGATGCCTATTTGAAGATGGAGGGATCGAAGGTCCATTGGTTCTCAATCTTGAATTCTCTTATGGTCATCACTTTCCTTGCCGGTATTGTTCTTGTGATCTTTTTGAGGACTGTTCGGCGTGATCTTACTCGGTATGAGGAGCTTGACAAAGAGGCTCAAACACAAATGAATGAGGAATTGTCTGGGTGGAAGCTTGTCGTGGGGGATGTTTTCCGTGCCCCAAGCAATCCTGGGCTTTTGTGCATTGTGGTTGGAGATGGAGTGCAGATTCTCGGCATGGCTGTTGTGACTATTTTGTTTGCTGCTCTTGGATTCATGTCACCAGCTTCCCGTGGAACTCTTATCATAGGTATGCTGATTTTCTACATGATTCTTGGTGTTCCAGGTGGCTATGTCGCCGTTCGTCTGTGGAGGACAATTGGTGGCGGTGGTCTTAAAGGATGGATTTCTGTGGCATGGAGGGTTGCTTGTTTTTTCCCTGGTATTTCCTTTTTGATTCTAACCACTTTGAATTTCTTGTTGTGGGGCAGTCATAGCACAGGAGCCATTCCATTctctttatttgttattttgctTCTGCTATGGTTCTGCATCTCTGTACCCCTTACCCTATTTGGCGGATACCTTGGGGCAAAGGCACCTCATATTGAATACCCTGTTAGAACCAACCAGATTCCACGTGAAATCCCTGCCCAGAGATACCCATCTTGGCTTTTAGTTCTTGGTGCTGGCACTCTTCCATTTGGTACCCTCTTCATTGAGCTCTTCTTTATCATGTCTAGCATCTGGATGGGTCGTTTTTACTATGTTTTTGGTTTCCTCTTGATTGTTTTGATGCTGCTTGTGGTGGTTTGTGCCGAAGTATCTCTTGTTCTCACATACATGCATCTTTGTGTTGAGGACTGGAAATGGTGGTGGAAATCCTTCTTTGCTTCCGGATCAGTTGCAATCTACATTTTCTTGTACTCCATAAACTATCTCGTCTTTGATCTCCGAAGTCTGAGTGGACCTGTCTCAGCCACCCTTTACTTGGGGTACTCTCTCTTCATGGTTATAGCAATCATGCTAGCAACGGGCACAGTTGGTTTCCTTGCCTCATTCTGGTTTGTGCATTACTTGTTCTCTTCAGTGAAGCTGGACTGA
- the LOC123200031 gene encoding adenylate kinase 5, chloroplastic isoform X2, with protein MQPSSSLSSLHSSINLHSTPSLSLLPSSPSSSFSSSFLSFHPSSSLHFIPLNVSFSPLHATSPTNKAKGFRVTCASTNRPLKMMISGAPASGKGTQCELIVQKMVTARLSCEDAKEKGWLLDGYPRSFSQAESLEKLKIRPDVYVVLDVPDEILIDRCIGRRLDPVTGKIYHLKNFPPESKEIKARLVTRPDDTEEKVKSRLETYKQNAKSISSTYLNILKKVDGNQPKEMVFKDVESLLSQAQEEKVETATSAKPMLKSESRPDQSSFSQDNWRGIPTRLNNIPHSREIRNYFYDDVLQATQRAVNDGRTRLRVDINIPELNPEMDVYRIGTLMELVRTIALSFADDGKRVKVCVQGSMGEGALAGMPLQLAGTRKILEFMDWGNEGAMGTFINIGSIGAKEVSEQDDMFLLVAPQNAVGNCIIDDLRAMTDAAGKRPVILVNPRLKDLPSSSGVMQTMGREERLEYAASFESCYFFRLLYYMGTQYPIMGALRMSYPYRYELYKRVDEAPGKEKYVILSAFADKPNSDEINNAFLGKPRNQAKKASGFWGFLSSVF; from the exons ATGCAGCCCTCCTCTTCACTTTCTTCTCTTCATTCTTCCATTAATCTCCATTCgactccctctctctctcttctccccTCTTCTCcctcctcttctttttcttcttcctttctctcttttcatcCCTCTTCTTCTCTTCACTTCATTCCTCTTAATGTGTCCTTCTCCCCTCTCCATGCCACTTCCCCTACCAACAAAGCTAAG GGTTTTAGGGTCACTTGTGCTTCAACTAACCGGCCCCTTAAGATGATGATATCTGGAGCTCCGGCTTCAGGGAAAGGGACTCAGTGCGAATTAATTGTTCAAAAg ATGGTAACAGCTCGATTATCTTGTGAAGATGCTAAAGAAAAGGGGTGGCTTTTGGATGGATATCCGCGGAGTTTTTCCCAAGCTGAGAGTCTTGAAAAATTGAAGATTAGACCTGATGTCTATGTCGTGTTAGAT GTTCCTGATGAAATTCTAATCGACAGATGCATTGGGAGAAGACTAGATCCAGTGACTGGGAAGATTTATCATCTGAAAAATTTCCCTCCAGAGAGCAAGGAAATTAAAGCAAGACTTGTTACCCGTCCTGATGACACAGAGGAAAAA GTGAAATCACGACTGGAAACATACAAACAAAACGCTAAGTCAATCTCATCGACTTACTTAAACATTTTGAAGAAG GTTGACGGAAATCAGCCCAAAGAAATGGTTTTCAAAGATGTTGAGTCTTTGCTGTCTCAAGCACAAGAAGAGAAAGTGGAAACAGCAACATCAG CGAAACCAATGCTTAAAAGTGAGAGCAGGCCAGATCAATCATCTTTTAGCCAG GATAACTGGAGAGGAATTCCAACTAGATTGAATAATATTCCTCATTCTAGAGAAATCAGGAACTATTTCTATGATGATGTGCTGCAAGCGACGCAGAGAGCAGTAAATGATGGAAGAACTCGGCTAAGG GTGGATATTAATATTCCAGAATTGAACCCAGAAATG GATGTTTATCGTATAGGGACCTTGATGGAACTCGTTCGAACGATTGCTCTTTCATTTGCTGATGACGGAAAACGTGTCAAG GTCTGTGTTCAAGGGTCTATGGGTGAAGGGGCACTTGCTGGAATGCCCTTGCAACTTGCTGGAACTCGTAAGATTTTGGAATTCATGGATTGGGGTAATGAAGGTGCAATGGGGACCTTTATCAATATTGGCTCAATAG GTGCCAAAGAAGTTAGTGAACAAGATGACATGTTTCTCTTAGTCGCTCCTCAAAATGCTGTAGGGAATTGTATAATAGAC GATCTAAGAGCTATGACTGATGCAGCTGGGAAGAGGCCTGTCATTCTTGTCAACCCAAGGCTTAAG GATTTACCGAGCTCAAGCGGTGTCATGCAA ACAATGGGTAGGGAGGAGAGATTGGAGTACGCTGCTTCATTTGAGAGCTGTTATTTCTTTCGACTTCTGTATTACATGGGAACTCAATATCCGATAATGGGAGCTCTCAGGATGTCATATCCGTATCGTTATGAGTTGTACAAGAGGGTTGATGAGGCTCCTGGCAAAGAAAAGTATGTGATCTTGTCTGCCTTTGCAGACAAGCCAAATTCAGATGAAATTAACAACGCCTTCCTGGGAAAACCGAG GAATCAAGCAAAGAAAGCCTCAGGATTCTG gGGCTTCCTGAGCAGCGTATTTTGA